A single window of Nicotiana sylvestris chromosome 5, ASM39365v2, whole genome shotgun sequence DNA harbors:
- the LOC138868452 gene encoding uncharacterized protein: protein MATESQPSDLLNSSTPATGVSVATGSTISGVVDSAHHYYLHPSDYPGMSLVSSTFDGRGYGGWRRAIVIALSAKNKLGFIDGTLVVPAADSGLQRAWARCNDMVLSWLLNSLSKEIAESVLYSQSAKDLWADLKDRFGQTNSAKLFSCKRSYVLWCREILVLQLILLR from the coding sequence ATGGCAACTGAAAGTCAGCCCAGCGATTTGTTGAATTCATCTACTCCTGCTACTGGAGTTTCTGTAGCTACAGGATCTACTATTTCTGGTGTTGTTGATTCAGCACATCATTATTACCTCCATCCTTCAGATTATCCTGGTATGAGCCTCGTTTCTTCTACATTTGATGGCAGAGGTTATGGAGGATGGAGAAGAGCAATAGTAATAGCTCTGTCTGCTAAGAATAAGCTAGGGTTCATTGATGGAACCCTAGTTGTTCCTGCTGCTGATTCAGGTCTTCAAAGAGCTTGGGCACGTTGCAATGATATGGTCCTTTCTTGGCTTCTCAACTCACTCTCCAAAGAAATAGCAGAAAGTGTGTTGTATTCACAAAGTGCTAAAGACCTTTGGGCTGACCTGAAAGATAGATTTGGTCAGACAAATAGTGCTAAACTCTTCAGCTGCAAAAGGAGCTACGTGTTGTGGTGCAGGGAAATTCTAGTGTTACAACTTATTTTACTAAGATGA